One Trachemys scripta elegans isolate TJP31775 chromosome 4, CAS_Tse_1.0, whole genome shotgun sequence genomic region harbors:
- the APLNR gene encoding apelin receptor, which yields MEEQLDWAAYGENLTGDCEYEEWSPSLVLLPTIYLLVFLLGTIGNGLVLWTIFRGGQEKRRSADTFIANLAMADLTFVVTLPLWAAYAWLGYHWPFGSFTCKLSSYLIFVNMHASVFCLMGLSIDRYLAIVRPMANAKLRWRASGLVVTIVLWTLAAILALPAMILRQAAVLLGETKVTCYMDYSGVVANGTEGAWEVGLGLSSTMLGFVVPFVVMLTCYFFIARTIADHFRKERGEELRKRKRLLSIIIVLVATFAFCWLPYHLVKTIYVLMDLEVMPWSCGFHAFLNNLHPYCTCVAYINSCLNPFLYAFFDPRFRQACAAVLCCSRGRWPGSSKDKSASYSSSHSQNLQGKGGELPQEKLGPGRQETLLRG from the coding sequence ATGGAGGAGCAGCTGGACTGGGCAGCCTATGGCGAGAACCTGACGGGCGACTGTGAGTACGAGGAATGGAGCCCATCCCTGGTGCTCCTCCCCACCATCTATCTGCTGGTTTTCCTGCTGGGCACCATAGGCAACGGCTTGGTGCTGTGGACCATCTTCCGGGGAGGGCAGGAGAAGCGGCGCTCGGCCGACACCTTCATTGCCAACCTGGCCATGGCTGACCTGACCTTTGTAGTGACCCTGCCACTTTGGGCTGCCTACGCCTGGCTGGGATACCATTGGCCTTTCGGCTCCTTCACATGTAAGCTCAGCAGCTACCTGATCTTTGTCAACATGCACGCCAGCGTCTTCTGCCTGATGGGCCTCAGCATTGATCGCTACTTGGCCATCGTGCGGCCCATGGCTAATGCCAAGCTGAGGTGGAGGGCCAGCGGGCTGGTGGTCACCATTGTCCTCTGGACCTTGGCGGCCATTTTGGCCTTGCCAGCCATGATCCTCCGGCAGGCAGCGGTGCTATTGGGAGAAACCAAGGTGACATGCTATATGGACTACTCAGGCGTGGTGGCCAATGGGACTGAGGGGGcatgggaggtggggctgggcctgTCCTCCACCATGCTGGGCTTCGTGGTCCCCTTTGTCGTCATGCTGACCTGCTACTTCTTCATCGCCCGCACCATCGCCGACCACTTCCGGAAGGAGCGCGGCgaggagctgaggaagaggaagcGACTGCTGAGTATTATCATCGTGCTGGTGGCCACCTTTGCCTTCTGTTGGCTACCCTACCACCTGGTGAAGACCATCTATGTGCTGATGGACCTGGAGGTGATGCCCTGGTCCTGCGGCTTCCATGCCTTCCTCAATAACTTGCACCCCTACTGCACCTGTGTGGCCTACATCAACAGCTGCCTCAACCCCTTCCTCTATGCCTTCTTTGACCCTCGCTTCCGGCAGGCCTGTGCCGCTGTCCTGTGctgcagcagggggcgctggccGGGGTCCAGCAAGGACAAGTCAGCCAGCTACTCCTCCAGCCACAGTCAGAACctgcagggaaagggtggggagctgccacaggagaAACTGGGTCCAGGCAGGCAGGAAACTCTGCTCCGAGGCTAA